A single genomic interval of Theropithecus gelada isolate Dixy chromosome 16, Tgel_1.0, whole genome shotgun sequence harbors:
- the SLFN12L gene encoding schlafen family member 12-like isoform X2 — MQLREGLAAHQTPTAAKWIRTQVALLGEECTDVDLARKELLLGNCLTAGKMNISIDLDTNYAELVLNVGRVTLGENNRNKMKDRQLSKQQNENISRAVCALLNSGGGVIKAEVENEDYSYKKDGIGLDLENSFSNMLPFVPNFLDFMQNGNYFHIFVKSWSLDTSSLQIATLSSSLYKRDVTSAKVMNASAALEFLKDKEKTGGRAYLRPELPAKRACVDVQEESNMEALAADFFNRTELNYKEKLNFTESTHVEIKNFSTEKLLQRIREILPQYVSAFANTDGGYLFVGLNKDKEIIGFKSEKSYLTKLEEVTKHSIGKLPVHHFCMEKGTINYLCKFLGVYDKGSLCGYVYALRVERFCCAVFAKKPDSWHVKDNRVKQLTEKEWIQFMVDSERAYEELPSPASTSSPVSQSCPLREYINFKIQPRRYHLPGLSEKITCTPETLCRNLFSQHEGLEQLICEEMGSVSKGSLIFSRSWSLDLGLQENHKVLCDALLISQDKPPVLYTFHTVQDEEFKGYSTQTAQTLKQKLAKIGGYTEKVCVMTKIFYLSPEGKTSCQYDLNLQVIYPESYYRTTTRTVKDLEEALSNILPEENQIFLFVCLFILFLFVCFFLR; from the exons AAAGGAACTCCTGCTTGGAAACTGCTTAACTGCTGGGAAAATGAACATCAGTATTGATTTAGACACAAATTATGCTGAGCTGGTTCTAAATGTGGGAAGAGTCACTCTTGGAGAGAACAATAGAAACAAAATGAAGGATCGTCAACTGAGTAAACAGCAGAATGAAAATATCTCACGAGCTGTGTGTGCTCTGCTGAATTCTGGAGGGGGAGTGATCAAGGCTGAAGTTGAGAATGAAGACTATAGTTACAAAAAAGATGGAATAGGActagatttggaaaattcttttaGTAATATGCTGCCATTTGTTCCTAATTTCCTGGACTTCATGCAGAATGGTAActactttcacatttttgtgaaATCATGGAGCCTGGACACCTCTAGTCTGCAGATTGCCACGTTGAGCTCCAGTTTGTACAAGAGAGATGTAACGTCTGCAAAAGTCATGAATGCTTCTGCTGCACTGGAGTTCctcaaagacaaggaaaaaactGGAGGGAGAGCATATTTAAGACCAGAATTGCCCGCAAAGAGGGCCTGTGTTGATGTACAAGAAGAAAGTAACATGGAAGCCTTGGCTGCTGATTTTTTTAACAGAACAGAacttaattataaagaaaaattgaacttTACTGAATCCACACACgttgaaattaaaaacttctcaACAGAAAAGTTGTTACAACGAATTAGAGAGATTCTCCCTCAATATGTTTCTGCATTTGCAAATACTGATGGAGGATATTTATTCGTTGGtctaaataaagataaagaaataattggCTTTAAATCAGAGAAGAGTTACCTTACTAAGTTAGAAGAAGTAACAAAACATTCCATTGGGAAACTGCCCGTGCATCACTTCTGTATGGAGAAGGGGACGATAaattacttatgcaaattcctTGGAGTATATGATAAAGGAAGTCTTTGTGGATATGTGTATGCACTCAGAGTGGAGCGCTTCTGCTGTGCAGTGTTTGCTAAAAAGCCTGATTCCTGGCATGTGAAAGATAACAGAGTGAAGCAGCTGACCGAGAAGGAATGGATCCAGTTCATGGTGGATTCAGAAcgag CATATGAAGAACTGCCCTCTCCAGCGAGTACATCATCGCCTGTCTCCCAGAGTTGTCCTCTTCGTGAATATATTAACTTCAAAATTCAGCCACGGAGATATCACCTTCCAG GGCTATCAGAAAAGATAACTTGTACTCCAGAAACCCTCTGCAGAAATCTGTTCTCACAGCATGAAGGACTTGAGCAATTAATATGTGAAGAAATGGGCTCTGTCAGTAAGGGCTCACTAATCTTCTCTAGGAGCTGGTCTTTGGATCTGGGCTTGCAAGAGAACCACAAAGTCCTCTGTGATGCTCTTCTGATTTCCCAGGACAAGCCTCCAGTCCTATACACCTTCCACACGGTACAGGATGAGGAGTTTAAAGGCTATTCTACACAAACTGCCCAAACTTTAAAACAGAAACTGGCAAAAATTGGTGGTTACACTGAAAAAGTGTGTGTCATGACAAAGATCTTCTACTTGAGTCCTGAAGGCAAGACAAGCTGCCAGTATGATTTAAACTTGCAAGTAATTTACCCTGAATCCTACTATCGGACAACAACTCGAACAGTGAAAGACTTGGAAGAGGCTCTTTCAAATATCTTACCTGAGGAGAAtcaaatctttttgtttgtttgtttgttcattttgtttttgtttgtttgctttttcttaagatga